One Fontisphaera persica DNA window includes the following coding sequences:
- a CDS encoding thiamine pyrophosphate-dependent enzyme, producing MSSKTTAATLRKKAPARRRAEVGRLMQGSEIFVEALEREGVELIFAYPGGASMELHQALTRSKQIRTILPRHEQGGSFAASGYARATGKAGVCMTTSGPGATNLVTAIADAYMDSVPLICITGQVVTAMIGRGAFQETDVFGMTLPIVKHSYLITDIADIPRIVKEAFHIAQTGRPGPVVIDFPKNIQQAKTQPVWPTEVNLPGYPPPPEPDEVALNEIIGLIEKAERPVIYCGGGIITADAHKELLEFAELTQIPVTTTLMGIGGFPETHPLSLRWLGMHGAAFANWAVNGEQRKEKRPDGTEQVVTVAPGADLLLALAARFDDRVTGKFDKFCEHGTIVHIDIDASEHNKNRKVHLAIQSDIKVALSRLVAMIKRRGIRKRFDAWHQQIARWKEKAPFRYQITEEVLRSDHMRDHLQGHENEVILQQHVIEVLYELTGGDAIITTGVGQHQMWAGQWYKYTRPRQFITSGGLGAMGFGYPAALGVKVAFPNKEVIDIDGDGSFLMNVQELATAHIEKIPAKAIILNNQHLGMVVQWEDRFYQGNRGHTYLGDPEKREAIYPDWVTICKGFNVPCERVMYRKDLRGAVERMLASKEPYVLDVIVPYTEHVLPFIPAGRTVADMII from the coding sequence ATGAGCAGCAAAACGACAGCAGCAACCCTGCGGAAGAAGGCTCCGGCGCGCCGCCGCGCGGAGGTGGGACGGTTAATGCAAGGCAGTGAAATTTTCGTGGAAGCGCTGGAGCGCGAAGGGGTGGAATTGATTTTTGCCTATCCCGGTGGGGCGAGCATGGAGCTGCACCAGGCGCTTACCCGGTCCAAGCAAATCCGGACCATTCTGCCCCGTCACGAGCAGGGCGGCTCGTTTGCGGCCAGCGGATATGCGCGGGCGACGGGCAAGGCGGGCGTGTGCATGACCACCAGCGGGCCGGGGGCCACCAACCTGGTGACGGCCATTGCCGATGCCTACATGGACAGCGTGCCCTTGATTTGCATCACGGGTCAGGTGGTTACAGCCATGATAGGGCGGGGTGCTTTTCAGGAAACGGATGTCTTTGGCATGACCCTGCCCATCGTCAAGCATAGTTACCTAATCACGGACATTGCTGACATTCCACGCATCGTCAAAGAAGCCTTTCACATTGCCCAGACCGGGCGGCCGGGGCCGGTGGTGATTGACTTCCCCAAGAATATCCAACAGGCCAAAACGCAACCCGTCTGGCCCACGGAAGTGAATCTGCCGGGTTATCCGCCGCCGCCGGAGCCGGACGAGGTGGCCTTGAACGAAATTATTGGCCTCATTGAAAAGGCCGAACGGCCTGTGATTTATTGCGGGGGCGGCATCATTACTGCCGACGCCCATAAAGAATTGTTGGAGTTTGCCGAGCTGACGCAAATACCGGTGACCACCACGCTGATGGGGATTGGTGGTTTTCCGGAGACGCATCCCTTGTCCCTGCGCTGGCTGGGGATGCATGGTGCGGCCTTTGCCAACTGGGCGGTGAACGGGGAACAACGCAAAGAAAAACGTCCCGACGGGACCGAGCAGGTGGTGACGGTGGCGCCCGGGGCGGATTTGTTACTGGCGCTGGCGGCGCGCTTCGATGACCGGGTGACCGGCAAATTCGACAAGTTCTGCGAGCATGGCACCATTGTGCATATTGATATTGATGCCAGTGAGCACAATAAAAACCGCAAAGTGCATCTGGCCATCCAAAGTGACATCAAAGTGGCCCTTTCACGGTTGGTGGCGATGATTAAACGGCGGGGGATTCGGAAGCGGTTTGATGCCTGGCATCAGCAGATTGCGCGGTGGAAAGAAAAGGCGCCATTCCGTTATCAAATCACCGAGGAGGTGCTGCGCTCGGACCACATGCGGGACCACCTGCAGGGTCACGAAAACGAGGTGATTCTGCAGCAGCATGTCATTGAAGTCTTGTATGAATTAACTGGTGGCGACGCCATCATCACCACGGGCGTGGGCCAGCATCAGATGTGGGCCGGGCAATGGTATAAATACACCCGTCCGCGGCAATTTATCACCAGCGGCGGGTTGGGGGCCATGGGCTTTGGCTATCCTGCGGCCCTCGGCGTCAAAGTGGCGTTTCCAAATAAGGAAGTGATTGACATAGACGGCGATGGTTCTTTCCTGATGAATGTGCAGGAGCTGGCCACGGCGCACATTGAAAAGATTCCGGCCAAGGCCATCATCCTCAACAACCAGCACCTGGGCATGGTGGTGCAATGGGAGGATCGTTTCTACCAGGGCAACCGTGGCCATACTTACCTGGGGGATCCGGAAAAACGCGAAGCGATCTACCCGGACTGGGTGACCATTTGCAAGGGCTTCAATGTGCCGTGCGAACGGGTCATGTATCGCAAGGACTTGCGGGGCGCCGTGGAGCGGATGCTGGCCTCCAAGGAACCGTATGTCTTGGATGTGATTGTGCCTTACACGGAGCATGTGCTGCCGTTCATTCCTGCCGGCCGCACCGTCGCGGACATGATCATCTAA
- a CDS encoding trypsin-like peptidase domain-containing protein → MQRNAWFGLTWLATSLMLMPLHAAEDVRRDATVIAIEKVMPAVVNIATETVVPTRHPLEDLLREFYDPYYRRMPQRQYSLGSGVVIDEEGYVLTNDHVVRRASRIMVRFADNREYECDRVVTSTKSDVALLKIRAKPGERFAAVRFAADDDLLLGETVIALGNPFGLGGSVSRGILSSKNRRPLTGNEPMDVADWLQTDAAINPGNSGGPLVNLRGELIGINVAVYREGQGIGFAIPIKMVSEALSESFTPENLKGLWFGARVKPGAYPLAVTNLMEGSPAAKAGLKEGDQILAVDGQPVHSFIEFNRLLLRSGEEREVPLRVKRGRVEEVVRVRLIPEKSFFNEKLIERHLGATLQEMTPEMAQRWGLQSGSGLWVAAVEKDGPAERAGLERGMIVLAVEEEAVGDVVTTAKILHSRKAGDSLSLQLLVPRRRGSFLTIQQAVIKVRLR, encoded by the coding sequence ATGCAACGTAATGCCTGGTTTGGGCTGACGTGGCTGGCAACCAGCCTGATGCTGATGCCGCTCCACGCAGCAGAAGATGTGCGGCGTGATGCCACGGTCATTGCCATCGAGAAGGTGATGCCCGCCGTGGTGAACATTGCCACCGAAACCGTGGTGCCCACACGCCATCCCCTGGAAGACCTGCTGCGGGAGTTTTATGACCCGTACTACCGCCGAATGCCCCAACGGCAATACAGCCTTGGCTCCGGCGTGGTGATTGACGAAGAAGGCTATGTTCTCACCAACGACCATGTGGTGCGCCGGGCCAGCCGCATCATGGTGCGCTTTGCCGACAACCGTGAATATGAATGCGACCGGGTGGTGACTTCCACCAAAAGCGACGTTGCCTTGCTGAAAATTCGCGCCAAGCCCGGCGAACGTTTTGCCGCCGTCCGCTTTGCCGCCGATGACGATTTGTTGCTGGGCGAAACTGTCATTGCCCTGGGCAATCCCTTCGGCCTCGGTGGCTCGGTGAGCCGGGGCATCCTCAGCTCCAAAAACCGACGTCCGCTCACTGGCAACGAACCCATGGACGTGGCCGACTGGCTGCAAACCGATGCCGCCATCAACCCGGGCAATAGTGGCGGTCCGCTTGTCAATCTGCGTGGTGAACTCATCGGCATCAATGTCGCCGTGTACCGTGAAGGCCAGGGCATCGGCTTCGCAATCCCCATCAAAATGGTCTCCGAAGCCCTGTCCGAAAGTTTCACCCCCGAAAACTTGAAAGGGCTGTGGTTTGGGGCGCGCGTGAAACCTGGCGCCTATCCCCTGGCCGTGACCAACCTGATGGAAGGCAGCCCGGCCGCAAAAGCCGGATTGAAAGAGGGCGATCAGATTCTTGCGGTGGACGGACAGCCCGTGCACAGCTTCATCGAGTTCAACCGGCTGTTGCTGCGCAGCGGTGAGGAGCGGGAAGTGCCTCTGCGCGTCAAACGGGGGCGCGTGGAGGAGGTCGTGCGCGTGCGTCTGATTCCGGAAAAAAGTTTCTTCAACGAAAAGCTGATTGAACGCCACCTGGGTGCCACGTTGCAGGAAATGACTCCTGAAATGGCCCAGCGTTGGGGATTGCAATCCGGCAGCGGTTTGTGGGTGGCGGCGGTGGAAAAAGATGGTCCGGCTGAACGCGCCGGACTGGAACGGGGCATGATTGTCCTCGCAGTTGAAGAAGAAGCCGTTGGCGACGTGGTGACCACGGCCAAAATCCTCCATTCCCGCAAGGCGGGGGATTCCCTCAGTCTCCAGCTTCTGGTGCCGCGCCGCCGCGGCTCCTTCTTAACCATTCAACAAGCCGTAATCAAAGTGCGGCTGCGCTAA
- a CDS encoding DUF6259 domain-containing protein: MLDFSGPQTTPPPATGHIQTRWYSIVHDAAKMGGLPVSLTFTDSGWQVPGLHWNDRLHHQQFGGFAVRYDPHPQIQCLSTGPVCTVVRIRARYTSPNGRCPESKPEVVYDWFYFHHEPLVLVQGRGRQMSPQLWHEVHFLEMAFATNAFTHWAGGNPPREGTFTAADQSHSFSRWAEVRCEPHAVGLLAAGSVMVYDGRSYGPYVHAHADAAWQSWSSSSWERSAWLYLCNSNNLQESRQRLAESTPGRAGVHLGVEPLRQRMAEQSERLQKARGAQRARAGWQLACLRLLEQQGRYAEALAGSELELPQDWMVVPAGDLRLIFQRHTNGLALLTLADTATGALLVQPNSLPLFEITLRKGTQEIQLRPDAGWGQVTWETARTGNLHHIQWRQAGIPGLEKFVVHLRIRAQPTRHRLTLELEAAGQAEPWSLWTVRFPQLTVEGAGKGTQLLLPYGAGVLKELADPPFSPLHGDYPGGWVSMQMAACYDTQDGAGLYMGFHDPVGSTKRFHAEPRAGNAQAAALSWEIPVPNMGQPANRFQSPGPVVWQLFRGDWFDAALIYRQWVHQEARWFPPMGAEGRTDTPLWMRELCAWGMTGGPPDKCVPEMLAFRAALGLPVGFHWYNWHQIPFDNDYPHYFPAKDGFVAGVRQLQEAGVAVMPYINGRLWDTHDKGINDWQFSTVALPAAAKMQSGEPYLETYGSRETNGQPVRLAVMCPTTKLWQEKVGNLVQKLFGECGVQAVYIDQVAAAAPVLCFDPAHGHPLGGGGWWNELGYWPMLNHLHAAKLPHQILTTECNAEPFLRWFDGYLTWHWQYEGQVPLFPAVYGGAIQMFGRAYRGGPSKDLALRMKAAQQLCWGEQLGWLEPTLAREPQNFAFFTNAVWLRWHLRRYFYAGQMARPPQLVGDIPTVTADWQWSGVWPVSTPALMAGAWHLPAENKLVLLFANVSDSPVPATIQYDLRAAGLTGRRLFRRQWTAQGCTDFESATPTVKATEVFPPGQLWAWEFSINK; encoded by the coding sequence ATGCTGGATTTTTCCGGCCCACAAACCACCCCACCGCCAGCCACTGGCCATATTCAAACACGCTGGTATTCCATAGTCCATGATGCCGCAAAAATGGGCGGGTTGCCTGTCTCCCTGACCTTCACCGATTCCGGCTGGCAGGTTCCCGGGTTGCATTGGAATGACCGTCTGCATCATCAACAATTCGGTGGTTTTGCGGTGCGCTACGACCCCCACCCGCAAATCCAATGTCTCTCCACCGGGCCGGTTTGCACGGTGGTGCGCATCCGGGCGCGCTACACCAGCCCCAACGGACGTTGTCCAGAGTCCAAGCCAGAGGTCGTTTATGATTGGTTTTACTTCCACCATGAGCCTTTGGTTTTAGTACAGGGGCGAGGGCGACAAATGTCGCCCCAGCTCTGGCATGAAGTCCACTTTTTGGAAATGGCTTTCGCCACCAATGCCTTCACGCATTGGGCGGGTGGCAATCCGCCGCGTGAAGGCACTTTCACTGCTGCCGACCAGTCCCACTCCTTTAGCCGCTGGGCCGAGGTGCGCTGCGAGCCCCATGCCGTGGGCTTGCTGGCTGCCGGTTCAGTGATGGTCTATGACGGCCGCAGTTATGGGCCTTACGTCCACGCGCATGCGGATGCCGCCTGGCAGTCATGGTCTTCCAGCTCATGGGAGCGCTCGGCCTGGTTATATTTGTGTAACTCCAACAATTTACAGGAGAGCCGCCAACGTCTTGCCGAGTCCACTCCAGGACGAGCCGGAGTCCACCTTGGCGTCGAACCCTTGCGCCAACGCATGGCGGAACAATCCGAACGCCTCCAAAAAGCCAGAGGCGCCCAGCGCGCCCGGGCAGGCTGGCAACTGGCCTGCCTGCGCTTGTTGGAACAACAGGGCCGATATGCGGAGGCCCTGGCCGGCAGCGAGCTGGAATTGCCCCAAGACTGGATGGTTGTGCCAGCCGGTGATTTGCGTCTGATTTTCCAACGCCACACCAACGGTCTGGCATTGCTGACCCTGGCGGACACCGCCACCGGCGCTTTGCTTGTCCAACCCAATTCCCTGCCTCTATTTGAAATAACCTTGCGCAAGGGGACCCAGGAAATCCAACTGCGGCCCGATGCCGGTTGGGGGCAAGTGACTTGGGAAACAGCAAGAACCGGAAACCTTCACCATATCCAATGGCGACAAGCAGGCATTCCGGGTCTGGAAAAATTCGTGGTTCATTTGCGCATTCGCGCCCAACCCACCCGGCATCGCCTGACCTTGGAATTAGAAGCCGCAGGCCAGGCTGAGCCGTGGAGTCTTTGGACGGTGCGTTTTCCGCAATTAACCGTAGAGGGAGCCGGGAAAGGGACACAACTGTTGCTGCCGTACGGTGCCGGCGTGCTTAAGGAATTGGCGGACCCTCCCTTTTCTCCCCTTCATGGCGATTACCCCGGCGGTTGGGTGTCCATGCAAATGGCTGCCTGTTACGATACCCAAGACGGCGCGGGATTATACATGGGATTTCATGACCCGGTCGGCAGTACAAAACGCTTTCATGCCGAACCGAGGGCGGGAAACGCGCAGGCCGCCGCTTTATCTTGGGAAATTCCCGTACCCAATATGGGCCAACCGGCCAATAGGTTTCAGTCTCCCGGTCCGGTAGTCTGGCAACTATTTCGGGGCGACTGGTTTGATGCCGCTCTCATCTATCGCCAATGGGTCCACCAGGAGGCGCGATGGTTTCCGCCTATGGGAGCGGAGGGGCGAACAGACACCCCACTTTGGATGCGCGAATTATGCGCCTGGGGCATGACAGGGGGGCCTCCAGATAAGTGTGTTCCGGAGATGCTGGCCTTTCGCGCTGCACTCGGCTTGCCGGTAGGGTTTCATTGGTATAACTGGCACCAGATTCCTTTCGACAATGATTATCCCCATTATTTCCCTGCCAAGGATGGTTTTGTTGCCGGCGTGCGCCAGTTACAGGAAGCCGGTGTGGCGGTCATGCCCTATATCAACGGCCGGCTCTGGGACACCCACGACAAGGGCATTAATGATTGGCAATTCAGCACTGTCGCCCTCCCCGCTGCCGCGAAAATGCAAAGTGGGGAACCCTATCTCGAAACGTATGGCAGCCGGGAAACCAACGGACAGCCCGTGCGCCTGGCAGTCATGTGCCCGACCACCAAACTATGGCAGGAAAAAGTCGGCAACCTTGTGCAGAAACTTTTCGGCGAGTGCGGCGTACAAGCCGTTTACATTGACCAAGTGGCAGCCGCGGCGCCTGTCCTGTGTTTTGACCCCGCCCACGGCCATCCTCTGGGGGGTGGCGGGTGGTGGAACGAGCTGGGCTATTGGCCCATGCTCAATCATCTGCACGCGGCCAAGCTGCCCCATCAAATCCTCACCACCGAGTGCAATGCGGAACCATTTTTGCGCTGGTTTGACGGATACCTGACCTGGCATTGGCAGTACGAGGGACAAGTCCCGTTATTTCCCGCAGTCTATGGCGGGGCCATTCAAATGTTTGGCCGGGCTTACCGCGGCGGCCCCTCCAAAGACCTTGCCCTCCGCATGAAGGCAGCCCAGCAATTGTGCTGGGGCGAACAACTCGGATGGCTGGAACCCACCTTGGCGCGCGAACCCCAAAACTTTGCCTTCTTCACCAATGCCGTCTGGTTGCGCTGGCACCTGCGGCGCTATTTTTACGCCGGGCAAATGGCACGTCCCCCGCAACTTGTGGGAGATATCCCCACAGTCACCGCCGACTGGCAGTGGAGCGGTGTCTGGCCGGTCAGCACTCCCGCCCTGATGGCTGGGGCATGGCATTTGCCCGCCGAAAATAAGCTCGTATTGCTTTTTGCCAATGTTAGCGACTCTCCCGTGCCCGCCACCATTCAATATGATTTGCGTGCGGCGGGTTTGACTGGCCGCCGCCTTTTCCGCCGCCAGTGGACGGCTCAAGGATGCACTGATTTTGAATCTGCCACGCCAACGGTAAAAGCCACCGAGGTCTTCCCTCCGGGCCAATTATGGGCATGGGAATTTAGCATCAATAAATGA
- the gcvH gene encoding glycine cleavage system protein GcvH, whose protein sequence is MSQNVPDSLKYTKSHEWIRIENGLAVMGITDHAQHELTELVFVELPAVGRKVTAGEAFAVVESVKTASDVYAPITGEVVEVNLAVTQNPGLVNAEPYTGGWLVKLKPANPAELDQLMNAADYRALIGV, encoded by the coding sequence ATGAGCCAAAACGTTCCCGACTCGCTGAAATACACCAAATCCCACGAGTGGATTCGCATCGAAAACGGCCTCGCTGTCATGGGCATTACGGACCATGCCCAGCACGAATTAACCGAGCTGGTGTTTGTGGAGCTGCCGGCCGTGGGCCGAAAAGTGACAGCAGGCGAAGCTTTCGCCGTGGTGGAATCGGTGAAAACCGCCAGCGATGTGTACGCCCCCATCACCGGCGAAGTGGTCGAGGTCAACCTTGCCGTGACCCAAAACCCCGGCCTCGTCAATGCAGAGCCTTACACAGGCGGCTGGCTGGTCAAACTCAAGCCCGCGAATCCGGCGGAATTGGACCAGCTCATGAATGCTGCCGATTATCGCGCCTTGATTGGCGTCTAA
- the hisC gene encoding histidinol-phosphate transaminase — translation MKLNAVLKDLPVYQPGRPIEEVARELGLPADDIIKLASNENPLGPSPRALRAMAKAVRQVHLYPDGNAYYLKQKMAARLGLTPGHILLGNGSNEIIEFIGHALVEPGVEVVVSQYCFAIYPIITKMFGGTVVEVPAKNYGHDLAAMLRAVTPRTRVIFIANPNNPTGTRASNRALQQLVREAPEHVLVVLDEAYIEFLEDPADFLPLLRAGKQKNLMLMRTFSKIYGLAGLRLGYGLGHPEIIAALEKIRQPFNINSVAQAAALAAFDDTRHIERTRRVNRQGLAYYAEAFDKMGLEYVPSSGNFVLVRVGEGQRMFEALQRRGVITRPMGGYRLPEWLRISVGTAAENRRCVAALKEALAEMRSN, via the coding sequence ATGAAATTAAATGCGGTCCTGAAGGATTTGCCGGTTTATCAACCCGGCCGTCCCATCGAGGAGGTGGCTCGCGAGCTGGGATTGCCGGCGGATGACATCATCAAGCTGGCCTCCAATGAAAACCCGCTGGGGCCATCCCCCAGGGCCTTGCGAGCCATGGCCAAGGCGGTGCGGCAGGTCCATCTTTACCCGGATGGGAATGCCTATTACCTGAAACAAAAAATGGCGGCTCGGCTGGGGCTGACACCAGGGCATATACTGCTGGGCAACGGCTCCAATGAGATCATCGAGTTCATAGGCCACGCGCTGGTGGAACCCGGGGTGGAGGTGGTGGTCAGCCAGTATTGTTTCGCCATCTACCCCATCATCACCAAAATGTTTGGTGGCACCGTGGTGGAGGTACCGGCGAAAAATTATGGCCATGATTTGGCGGCCATGTTGCGGGCCGTGACGCCGCGCACGCGTGTAATCTTCATTGCCAATCCCAACAATCCCACAGGCACGCGGGCCTCCAATCGAGCCTTGCAACAACTGGTGCGAGAAGCGCCGGAGCATGTACTGGTGGTGTTGGATGAAGCCTACATTGAATTCCTCGAGGACCCGGCGGATTTCCTGCCCCTCCTGCGCGCTGGCAAACAGAAAAATCTGATGTTGATGCGCACCTTCTCCAAAATCTACGGTTTGGCGGGGCTGCGATTGGGTTATGGTTTGGGCCACCCGGAAATCATCGCGGCTCTGGAGAAAATCCGCCAGCCGTTCAACATCAACAGCGTAGCCCAGGCGGCGGCGTTGGCGGCTTTCGACGATACCCGGCACATCGAGCGCACGCGGCGGGTGAACCGCCAGGGGCTGGCCTATTACGCCGAGGCTTTTGATAAAATGGGGCTGGAATATGTGCCTTCGTCCGGCAATTTCGTGCTGGTGCGAGTGGGGGAGGGGCAGCGCATGTTTGAGGCGCTGCAACGGCGGGGCGTTATTACGCGGCCCATGGGGGGGTATCGTTTGCCGGAATGGTTGCGCATCTCAGTAGGGACGGCTGCGGAGAATCGGCGCTGTGTGGCGGCGCTGAAAGAAGCCCTGGCCGAGATGCGTTCCAACTAA
- the gcvT gene encoding glycine cleavage system aminomethyltransferase GcvT, which translates to MNGLKRTPLYAAHQRRQARLVEFGGWEMPVQYTSIVEEHLCVRRAAGIFDISHMGEVRCHGPAAARFLNVLLTNDLDKLSVGMGQYTLMCNPQGGVVDDLYVFRRAEHDYFLVINASRIEADWNWMQAQWQAFADRAEVILENQSDLTGAVAVQGPAVVHFINLCLQGPSTAGTTANRVTDLKKNQIGRFSFEAMPVWVSRTGYTGEDGFEVYTCASLIESFWEACLDAGRAAGLQPAGLGARDTLRTEMCYPLYGHELNENTTPLEAGLKPFVALEKGPFVGRDPLLEQQRKGVSRRCVAFKMPEKQPPPRPGYPLWVPNSSGPVGQVVSGTQSPSLGVGIGMAYLPAAYALPHTIVEIEIRGRRIPAEIVPKPIYRPATAA; encoded by the coding sequence ATGAACGGTTTGAAACGCACGCCGCTTTATGCCGCTCACCAGCGGCGCCAGGCCCGCTTGGTGGAGTTTGGCGGGTGGGAGATGCCCGTGCAATACACCAGCATTGTGGAGGAGCATCTTTGCGTGCGGCGAGCGGCAGGCATTTTCGACATCTCCCACATGGGCGAAGTACGCTGCCACGGCCCTGCGGCAGCCCGCTTTCTTAATGTGTTGTTGACCAATGACCTTGATAAATTGAGTGTAGGCATGGGGCAATATACCCTCATGTGCAATCCCCAAGGCGGCGTGGTGGACGACCTTTATGTTTTCCGCCGGGCTGAACATGATTATTTCCTGGTGATTAATGCCTCCCGCATTGAAGCGGACTGGAACTGGATGCAAGCCCAATGGCAGGCGTTTGCCGACCGGGCCGAAGTCATCTTGGAAAACCAATCAGACCTTACCGGCGCCGTGGCCGTGCAAGGACCGGCGGTTGTCCACTTCATCAATTTATGCCTTCAAGGCCCCAGCACCGCCGGGACCACCGCCAACCGCGTCACCGACCTGAAAAAAAATCAAATTGGCCGCTTTTCCTTTGAAGCCATGCCGGTGTGGGTTTCGCGGACGGGATATACCGGTGAAGACGGCTTCGAGGTTTACACCTGCGCCTCATTGATTGAGTCGTTCTGGGAAGCCTGCCTGGACGCCGGACGCGCCGCTGGTTTGCAACCCGCCGGCCTGGGGGCACGCGATACCTTGCGCACCGAGATGTGTTATCCACTCTACGGCCATGAACTGAACGAGAACACCACCCCCTTGGAGGCGGGGTTGAAACCCTTTGTAGCGCTGGAAAAGGGGCCTTTCGTGGGGCGCGACCCTCTGCTGGAGCAACAGCGCAAAGGCGTGTCCCGCCGGTGTGTGGCGTTCAAAATGCCTGAAAAACAGCCGCCACCCCGCCCCGGTTATCCATTATGGGTGCCCAACTCCAGCGGCCCGGTGGGCCAGGTGGTCAGTGGCACGCAAAGCCCTTCCCTGGGTGTGGGTATCGGCATGGCCTACCTCCCAGCCGCCTATGCCCTTCCCCATACAATCGTCGAAATTGAAATTCGCGGCCGCAGAATTCCGGCCGAAATCGTGCCCAAACCCATTTACCGGCCGGCCACTGCCGCCTGA
- a CDS encoding dTMP kinase, which translates to MKTFAELGFPGRLIAVEGLDGSGKSTQIYLLKRWLEVQGLKVFFSEWNSSELVKSATSKGKKRELLTPTTFSLIHATDFADRYERHLVPLLRAGYLVLCDRYIFTAFARDTVRGCPMDWVRGIYSFANLPDITFFFRANLEVSLNRILSGRPQLKYFEAGMDMRLSSDPYESFRIFQGRLLERYLAMSTEFKFTIIDANQPIEAQQTLVRQLVAAKIDLKSFAREKAVHIAV; encoded by the coding sequence ATGAAGACATTTGCGGAACTTGGTTTCCCCGGCAGATTAATCGCCGTCGAAGGCTTGGACGGCTCCGGTAAATCCACCCAGATTTATTTGTTGAAACGATGGCTGGAAGTGCAGGGGTTGAAGGTTTTCTTCAGCGAATGGAATTCGTCGGAGCTGGTCAAGTCCGCCACCAGCAAAGGCAAGAAGCGCGAGCTGCTCACGCCCACCACGTTCAGTTTGATTCATGCCACGGATTTTGCGGACCGCTATGAGCGGCACCTGGTGCCGCTGTTGCGGGCCGGTTACCTCGTGCTGTGCGACCGCTATATCTTCACCGCATTCGCGCGAGACACGGTGCGCGGCTGCCCCATGGACTGGGTCCGCGGCATCTACAGCTTTGCCAACCTGCCGGACATCACCTTCTTTTTCCGGGCCAATCTTGAAGTTTCGCTGAACCGCATATTGAGCGGCCGCCCGCAATTGAAATACTTTGAGGCGGGCATGGACATGCGGTTGTCTTCAGACCCCTACGAAAGTTTCCGGATTTTCCAGGGGCGGTTGCTGGAGCGCTACCTGGCCATGAGCACGGAGTTCAAGTTTACCATCATTGATGCCAATCAGCCCATTGAAGCCCAGCAAACCCTGGTGCGGCAGTTGGTGGCCGCCAAGATTGATTTGAAATCCTTCGCCCGCGAAAAGGCGGTGCACATTGCTGTCTAA
- a CDS encoding sugar phosphate isomerase/epimerase family protein, with protein sequence MKPQMMPSWPDATMHMAAQFEDRPLSRRAALQTTLTATAAVMAAATAAPAQPGPAANPLRASPTLYNMKKSINLWAFPYPERMNLRQCLQLAKEAGFDAVELNYDLDNDLSPKATAKDYAAIRKMAEQIGIAISGLCSFLFWPYPLTSNDPAKRARGLELAQLIAMAAHDLGVENVLVVPGAVHIPWRNDHEPVPNDICDQRARQAVGQLLKTAEKLGVYLNIENIFFNGYLLSPFEMNQFVDSFQSEHVRVHFDTGNIMQYQFPEHWIPVLGHRIRNTHFKEFSKKSTDHSLETFRPLLDGTTNWPAVMEALRKVNYTGYLTFEYFHPYQHYPEALIYHTSDALDRIMGRKG encoded by the coding sequence ATGAAACCCCAGATGATGCCTTCCTGGCCGGATGCCACCATGCACATGGCGGCACAGTTTGAAGACCGTCCGTTAAGCCGCCGTGCGGCGCTGCAAACCACCCTTACCGCCACCGCTGCCGTCATGGCCGCAGCCACCGCCGCACCAGCACAGCCCGGCCCCGCCGCCAATCCACTGCGTGCCTCGCCGACGCTGTACAACATGAAAAAGTCCATCAACCTGTGGGCTTTTCCTTATCCGGAGCGGATGAATCTGCGCCAATGTTTGCAACTGGCCAAAGAGGCAGGTTTTGATGCCGTGGAACTTAACTATGATCTCGACAATGATCTTTCGCCCAAGGCAACGGCGAAGGATTATGCCGCCATCCGTAAAATGGCGGAGCAGATAGGCATTGCCATCAGCGGTCTGTGCAGCTTCCTTTTCTGGCCTTATCCCTTGACCAGCAATGATCCGGCCAAACGCGCCCGTGGTTTGGAACTGGCGCAGTTGATTGCCATGGCGGCGCACGATTTGGGAGTGGAGAATGTGCTGGTGGTGCCGGGTGCCGTGCACATTCCGTGGCGCAACGATCACGAGCCGGTGCCCAATGATATTTGCGACCAGCGCGCCCGCCAGGCGGTGGGGCAATTGCTCAAAACCGCTGAGAAATTGGGAGTCTATCTCAACATCGAAAACATCTTTTTCAATGGCTATCTCCTGTCGCCCTTTGAAATGAATCAGTTTGTGGACTCCTTCCAATCCGAGCATGTCCGAGTGCATTTCGACACCGGCAACATCATGCAGTATCAATTTCCGGAGCATTGGATTCCCGTTTTAGGACACCGCATCCGCAACACGCACTTCAAGGAATTCAGCAAGAAGTCCACGGATCATTCGCTGGAGACTTTTCGTCCGTTGCTGGACGGCACCACCAACTGGCCGGCCGTGATGGAAGCCCTCCGAAAAGTAAATTACACCGGTTACCTGACCTTTGAGTATTTCCACCCTTATCAGCATTATCCGGAAGCGCTGATTTACCACACCAGCGATGCCCTGGACCGCATTATGGGACGCAAAGGTTGA